CTTGCGCACGAGCACCACAGCGTACTTGCAGGTCCGCGCGCTTTCGTTCTTGAAAACGCAATCGCCCGGCGGGCCGAGTTCGAGGCAATCGCCCGCGCCCAGTTCATGCCGTTCGCCGCCTTCGATGAACACCAGTTCGCCGTCCAGCACCCAGATTAGCTGTTGCGAGTGCAGATACGCCGACGCGGGCATCGGAATTTCCGTCGACGGCGGCAAGTCGATCTCGACCAGATTCAGTGGCGACGCCGATTTCGGCGACACATGACGCCGCACGTAGCCGCTTTGCGGATCGACCCATAGCGGCTGATCGGCGAGCCGCAGCAGGCGTCCGTCTTCGAGTTCCGCGAGCGCCATCAGCGCCGACATGCTCATGCCGAACGCGCCCGCGAGCTTCGCCAGCAGGGACGCGGTCGGGCTGCTTTCGCCGCGCTCGACCTTGTGCACCATCGCCCGCGATACGCCGGATTTTTCTGCGAGACTGGTCAGCGACCAGCCGCGGCTTTCCCGCTCGGCACGAATACGGGCGCCGATACGCAGATCCACATTGTCTATTATATTGTCCATTGGTTATACTATAGTGGACGAATCAGGCGCTATCAAGGAGTCATCAAATGCACATTCGCGATGCAGGTCCGGAGCACATCGAAGGTATCACGGCCATCTACAACGACGCCGTCGCGCACACCACCGCGATCTGGAACGACCAGACCGTCGATCACGCGAACCGCACCGCCTGGCTGGCCGACCGGCACAAGGCCGGC
This Paraburkholderia sabiae DNA region includes the following protein-coding sequences:
- a CDS encoding helix-turn-helix domain-containing protein is translated as MDNIIDNVDLRIGARIRAERESRGWSLTSLAEKSGVSRAMVHKVERGESSPTASLLAKLAGAFGMSMSALMALAELEDGRLLRLADQPLWVDPQSGYVRRHVSPKSASPLNLVEIDLPPSTEIPMPASAYLHSQQLIWVLDGELVFIEGGERHELGAGDCLELGPPGDCVFKNESARTCKYAVVLVRKA